CATGGTCTTCTTCAGGTCTCCCGGCAGTACGTGGATGATGCCCTCCAGCTCGTCGTCGGTCATGTCGTCGGGCAGGTAGTCGATGATTGAAAAGGTCTCGAATGCCCGGTCGATGAGACCCTCCCTCTTCCTTATCTCCATCTTGCCCATGCGAGCCACCCCCTTACTTTCCCAGCCTCTCCAGGAAGGCCTGCACGCGGGTCTTGATGCGCCCCGTGTCCGCCTGCGAGCCGTAGTCCTTCTCCAGCACCAGCACGGGGATGCCCGCCTTCTCCAGGTCCATGCGCTGCGAGACCGCCTCCACCCCGTGCAGGTCGCAGAACTTGTTGTAGGTGATGATGGCCCCGTCCACGCCCGCCCGCTCCGCGGTGTCCAGGATGTAGGCGATGCGCCGGTCGTAGTCGGTGAACATGCGCGGGCAGAAGAGGTGTCCCAGGTAGCGCTCGGCCAGCAGGCGCAGGGGGTCGCCGTCCTCGCCCTCGCGGTTCCAGAAGGCGCGCGAGCCGAAGCAGAGGGCGTCGGCCGCGATGAGCGCCCCGGTGGACTCGATGTCCGCGATGAGGTCCACCTCGTCGGTGGCGCTGCCCATGATTATCAGGCGCGCCTTGTAGCCGCTCACCCTGGCGTTCTCCTTCTCCGCCAGCACCTCGTCCAGCATGGCCGCGAAGTCCGCTCCCATCATCGACGAGCCGGTACAAACCAGCTCCATGACCTCGGCCCCGCTCACCGCGGGCGGCACTTGCTCGCGCAGGGCGTAGAGCCGCTTCAGCTTCGCGTTGACCTCGTCATAGGTGTCGATGGCCGCGCGCAGGTCGTCGTCGGTTATCTCCCTGCCGGCAAAGGCCGCCACCGCGTCGCGCATGAGCGCCAGCTCCTCGGTGAAGTACTCCAGGGAGTCGTCGCGCAGGAAGTGCGGCACCTTGAGGTAGTGGAAGAAGTCGTACTCCTTCACGTGCTGCCAGTTCTCGAACATGCCGCGCAGGTGGTCGCACCCGTTGGTCTCGACCAGGCCGTCGAGGAAGTCGTAAGAACCCTCCAGGCCCAGCTGCAGGCAGGAGCGGCAGAAACGGCAGTTGAAGCGGGCCAGGTAGGCGTCGCCCAGCTCGGTGTCGGGGTGCCCGAAGGCCTTGATGCGGTAAGGGAGGACCCCCGCTGCCTCGATGATCTCCACCGGCGTGGCCACGCAGGCGTAACCGAGCACCTTGCCGCCCTTCTTCTTCCAGTCACGCACGTAATCCGTTTCGAGGTCCGTCGATTGCCTCTGCAGAGTCGTCATGCCGACCTCCCCCTTACTTCCTCAGTTTGCGGACGACCAGGACGGTGGCGGCCAGTCCCGCCAGCGCGGCCGCTCCGGCACCCGCCGCCATCATCGCCGGCTTGGCCAACGGCTTGAGGGCCTTGCGCACCACTTCCGGGTTTTTCATCAGGGCCTTGATCCCGGCCCCGGCCAGCTCGCCCGCGGCCAGCACCAGCTGGTCCGTGTCCACCACCGCCAGGAAGCGCGCCGCCTTGTCGGCCATGACGCCGGGGTTCTGCCACGCGAAGCGGTTGAAGGCCGCCAGCCCGGCGTTTATCATCTCCCCCACCGCCTCCGGCTCCATGGCCGCCTTTATCGTGGGGTCGGCCAGGGCGGCCCCGGCCACCTGCAGCGCGGCCGTCTTGCCCGCCGCTACCAGCTCCTCGGTGTCCAGGCCCGCCAGCATCCTGCCCGTGTGCCGCGCCAGCTCGCCCGGCCTGGCCTCGAATACCTTGTTCATGTAAACGGCGCCGTAGTTGATGATCCTGGCCACTTCGCGCATGTCGATGGCTTCCTCGTAGCTGTCGATGAAGGCCCCGATGGCTTCCTCCGGCATCTCGGAGAAGCGGCGGAAGGTCTCGGCGGTGGCGCGCAGCCCGGCCCCGACGGCCAGGTACACCCCCCTCACCACCTGCGCGGTGGCCTCCGGGGTGGCGTAAACGTAGTCGGAGATCACCGAACCGATGACCGCCCCGTCATCCTTCAGGGCGAGGAGCATGTTCTTGAAGGCCTCGCCGTCCACGTTTTCCACCAGGTCGCGGCTGACGCGGCTAAACACCTCCTTGAAGCGGGGCTCGTCGCGTCCCAGCACCAGGTTGCCGCGGTGCAGCGCGTTAACGAACCCGGCCAGGGCGTTGACCAGCCCTCCGGTCTCCGCCATGTCGATGTCCTCCAGCAGTTGAAAGACGGCGTTGGCCAGGATCTCCGCCGGAAGGTTCAGCGCCTGCAGCGCCCTGGTCGTGACCCGCAGCGTGAAGTTGGCCAGCGGGGGCACCACGCCCAGCAGGTTGGAGATGGCCACCGGGTTGAAGAGCCCGGCCTCGCCCTGCAGCTCCTCGCGGCGCCCCTCCAGGTGCGCGGTGAGGCCCACGCGTATCTTGCCGAAGTCGGCCGTGTTCCAGATCTTGCGCCAGGTGCGCTCACCGGCCTGCATCATCTCCCCGGCGATGACCCCCAGGCCGGCGATGAGCCCGTCCAGGGCCTTGCGGTCCTCCAGCAACAGCTGGTTGACCAGGGGCGCGTAGGCGTCTGGGAGCGACCGCAGTTTCTCGATGTCCAGGTCCTGGCCCAGTTTGACCAGGAAGTCGCGCAGGATGTCCAGGGTGAAGTTGTTCAGCTGCACCCCCAGCTCGATGAGGGCTTCGGTGATCCAGTTGACCATCTTCGGCGAGGCGCCCAGCACGCTCATGGAGAACGCGACGTCCTCCCAGAGAGACGCCTTCACCAGCTCCCCGGCGTTGTCGGGGTTGATGTCCCGCAGGTGGATAAGCAGCAGTTCCTTGAAGCCGGGGGTGCGGATGAGTTCGCGCACGAGACCCGGCAGCGCGCTGTAACTGCCGCTCCCCGCCCCTCCCTCCTGTTCCGCGAGCTTCTCGATATCGATCTGGTCTACCATCGGCAACACCTCATTCCTTCCCTGCCGCGCCGGGCTTGCCCGTGCCGCCGGTCTTCTTCGCGGCCGGTTTCTTGGCGGCCGGCTTCCTGGCAGCGGTCTTGCTCGCGCCCGCCGGCCTTGCGGCCGCGGCGGCCTTGGCCGTCTTGCCGTCCTCACCCGCTCCGACCGCGGCCACCACGCCGGAGGAGGCCTCCTTCAGCTCCTCCACCACCGGCTCCAGCCGGTCGAGCACGGCCTTGAACTCCACCACCGCCTCCCTCATGGCCTCGAAGTCGAGGCCTTGCACCATCTGCGACATGAAGGCGATGAGCATGGGAGGGGGGAACGTGTTCAGCTGTGCGGTGACTTCCCGGCCCAGCGCCACAAGGAAATTTACCAGCGCCGGCATTGCGGAGACGGTGCCCATGAAGAACTCCACGTCCTCCCACATCAGGGCATTGGCCAGTCCCTTCGCCGTCTCCGGGTCGATGTTGGCCAGGAACATCTTCGCGCTGGCCTTGAACTTGGGGCTCTTGATGAGCTCCCTCAAGAGGCGCTCCGACGCGCCGCGCTTCTCCAGGGTCATCTCGGTCATACGCGCCACCACCTACACCGTCTCGAGGTCCCAGAACCAGCGCGCCACCTCAGCCTGCCCGAGTTGCTTGCCGCCCAGCCAGAGCTGCACGATCTTCAGGTCGCGCCAGTGCTTCTCGATGTCCCAGTCGCGGTCCGCGCCGTAGTTGGACATGAGGTTCATGGCCTTGCCCACGGTCCTCATGCCCACATCGGCGGACCAGTACTTGTACAGCCTCGCCTTGGCCACCTGCTCGTCGCTCCAGCGCGGGCCGTAGATGTCGGTCCGGTCGTTCATGCGGGCGTTCTGGTATCCGACGATACGGACGATCTCCGTGTCCCTGGCGATGTCGGCCAGCTGGGCGGCCACGGCGTCGTGTTCCTTCAAGGGCTGGCCCTTGTACTTCGTCTCGGTGACGAACTCGTACAGCCGCTCGAAGACGTTGAGCAGAACTCCCCCCACGAAGGCGGTCGAGGCCATGTTGCCCAGGGTCACCATCTCCTTGAAGTACAGGGCGTCGAGCCCCGGCCCGTGGGCGCGGTACGACTTGGGCACGCGCACGTTCTCGAACCAGATGTCGCCGTTCTTGTCCGCCGCCATGCCCGCCTTCTGGTAGGGCGGTCCCTGGGTGCACCCGGGGGTATCGGCGGGCACGAAGATGAAGGCGAAATCGTTGACATCGCGCGATCCGGGGTTGGTGGTGCACACCACGCCGAAGAGGTTGCACACCCCGCCGGAGTTGGTCGGCCACAGCTTGTGGCCGTTGATCACCCATTCGTCGCCGTCCAGCACCGCCGTGGTCTGGATGGTGGAGCCGCCCAGGATATCCATGTTCTCGATGTCCGACCCCCCCTGGGGCTCGGTCATGGCATTGGCCGCGAAGACGGCCTTGTCGGTCTCGCAGAACATGGGCGCGAACTCCGCGCACAGCTCGTAGTTCACATGGGGCTCTACCGCGATCATCAGCAGCGGCCAGTAGACGACGCCGTAGGCCACGGCCATGCCGGAGTCCGCCCGGGCCACCTCCTCCATGATGCGGTACATGGAGGTGCCGACGTGGTCGGAGCGGCCGAAGCCCCAGCCCCCCAGGTCCTCGGGGAAGAGCACCCGCTGCAGTCCCATCTCGCCCATGAGCTTGTCGAAGGCCGGCTCGATGAGCCTGTGCTCG
The Actinomycetota bacterium genome window above contains:
- a CDS encoding acyl-CoA dehydrogenase family protein — its product is MRTIDDFTRPLENISPMDDPLGRIVRDWAEKYVIPYRRKFDEDYAEHRLIEPAFDKLMGEMGLQRVLFPEDLGGWGFGRSDHVGTSMYRIMEEVARADSGMAVAYGVVYWPLLMIAVEPHVNYELCAEFAPMFCETDKAVFAANAMTEPQGGSDIENMDILGGSTIQTTAVLDGDEWVINGHKLWPTNSGGVCNLFGVVCTTNPGSRDVNDFAFIFVPADTPGCTQGPPYQKAGMAADKNGDIWFENVRVPKSYRAHGPGLDALYFKEMVTLGNMASTAFVGGVLLNVFERLYEFVTETKYKGQPLKEHDAVAAQLADIARDTEIVRIVGYQNARMNDRTDIYGPRWSDEQVAKARLYKYWSADVGMRTVGKAMNLMSNYGADRDWDIEKHWRDLKIVQLWLGGKQLGQAEVARWFWDLETV
- a CDS encoding 2-hydroxyacyl-CoA dehydratase family protein, translated to MTTLQRQSTDLETDYVRDWKKKGGKVLGYACVATPVEIIEAAGVLPYRIKAFGHPDTELGDAYLARFNCRFCRSCLQLGLEGSYDFLDGLVETNGCDHLRGMFENWQHVKEYDFFHYLKVPHFLRDDSLEYFTEELALMRDAVAAFAGREITDDDLRAAIDTYDEVNAKLKRLYALREQVPPAVSGAEVMELVCTGSSMMGADFAAMLDEVLAEKENARVSGYKARLIIMGSATDEVDLIADIESTGALIAADALCFGSRAFWNREGEDGDPLRLLAERYLGHLFCPRMFTDYDRRIAYILDTAERAGVDGAIITYNKFCDLHGVEAVSQRMDLEKAGIPVLVLEKDYGSQADTGRIKTRVQAFLERLGK